The Lampris incognitus isolate fLamInc1 chromosome 17, fLamInc1.hap2, whole genome shotgun sequence genome contains a region encoding:
- the LOC130127050 gene encoding V-type proton ATPase 116 kDa subunit a 1-like, translated as MGELFRSEEMTLAQLFLQSEAAYCCVSELGELGMVQFRDLNPDVNVFQRKFVNEVRRCEEMDRKLRFVEKEIKKANIPMVDTGENPEVPFPRDMIDLEATFEKLENELKEINTNQEALKKNFLELTELKHILRRTQQFFDEMEDPNLLEESSALMEGSEGGRGAPLRLGFVAGVISRERIPTFERMLWRVCRGNVFLRQAEIEDPLEDPTTGDQVHKSVFIIFFQGDQLKNRVKKICEGFRASLYPCPETPQERKEMLAGVNTRIDDLQMVLNQTEDHRQRVLQAASKTMRVWFIKVRKMKAIYHTLNLCNIDVTQKCLIAEVWCPVSDLDSIQFALRRGTERSGSTVPSILNRMQTKQTPPTFNKTNKFTSGFQNIVDAYGIGNYREINPAPYTIITFPFLFAVMFGDMGHGVLMTSAALYLVLRESRLLSQKSDNEMFSMVFAGRYIILLMGLFSIYTGIIYNDCFSKSLNMFGSGWSVRPMFGPKGANWTFEMLDSNAVLQLDPAVPGVFNGPYPLGIDPIWNIATNKLTFLNSFKMKMSVILGVIHMLFGVSLSLFNHLYFKKPLNIFLGFIPEIVFMSSLFGYLILLVFYKWTAYDAHSSKDAPSLLIHFINMCLFNYNDPTNKPLYRGQMGIQVLLVLIALACVPCMLIVKTMVLRRQHLWKKHLSQKREETPAENLEQSLEQTGVSSSCTGLTQQGTQKFGGVRVGNGPTEDEAGIMDHDQLSQHSEEGDEHSEEEPFDFGDVAVHQAIHTIEYCLGCISNTASYLRLWALSLAHAQLSEVLWSMVMHLGLSSRSGGGFFGLSIIFSAFATLTVCILLIMEGLSAFLHALRLHWVEFQNKFYTGQGFKFVPFSFESILEGRFDE; from the exons ATGGGTGAACTCTTCAGGAGCGAGGAGATGACCCTGGCCCAGCTGTTTCTCCAGTCCGAGGCAGCCTATTGCTGTGTCAGCGAACTGGGAGAACTGGGCATGGTCCAGTTCAGGGAT CTCAACCCTGACGTAAACGTGTTTCAGCGTAAATTTGTCAACGAAGTGAGGAGATGTGAAGAGATGGACAGGAAACTGA GGTTTGTGGAGAAGGAGATTAAGAAAGCCAATATCCCAATGGTCGACACAGGAGAAAACCCGGAAGTCCCGTTCCCCAGGGACATGATCGATCTCGAG GCCACCTTTGAGAAGCTGGAGAACGAGCTGAAGGAGATCAACACCAACCAGGAAGCCCTGAAGAAGAACTTCCTGGAGCTGACAGAGCTCAAACACATCCTGCGTCGCACGCAACAATTCTTTGATGAG ATGGAGGACCCCAACTTGCTGGAGGAGTCGTCTGCCCTGATGGAGGGCAGTGAAGGAGGCCGCGGGGCCCCGCTCAGACTGGG GTTTGTGGCAGGGGTCATCAGTAGGGAAAGGATCCCAACCTTCGAGAGGATGCTGTGGCGAGTGTGCCGTGGAAACGTCTTTTTACGTCAGGCAGAAATTGAGGATCCCCTCGAGGACCCCACGACG GGAGACCAAGTCCACAAGTCAGTGTTCATCATCTTCTTCCAAGGTGACCAGCTGAAGAACCGGGTCAAGAAAATCTGTGAGGG GTTTCGCGCCTCTCTCTACCCCTGTCCAGAGACCCCCCAGGAGAGAAAAGAGATGCTGGCTGGGGTCAATACCCGTATTGACGATCTCCAGATG GTGCTGAACCAAACGGAGGACCACCGTCAGCGGGTCCTCCAGGCGGCCTCCAAGACCATGAGGGTGTGGTTTATCAAGGTGAGGAAGATGAAAGCCATCTACCACACGCTCAACCTCTGCAACATCGACGTCACCCAGAAGTGTCTGATTGCCGAGGTGTGGTGCCCTGTTTCCGACTTGGACTCCATCCAGTTCGCCCTGCGCCGTGGCACG GAGAGGAGCGGCTCCACAGTGCCCTCCATCCTCAACAGGATGCAGACCAAGCAGACTCCACCCACCTTCAACAAAACCAACAAGTTCACCTCCGGTTTCCAGAACATTGTGGATGCTTATGGCATCGGGAACTACCGTGAGATCAACCCAG CCCCATACACCATCATCACCTTCCCCTTCTTGTTTGCGGTCATGTTTGGAGACATGGGTCACGGTGTGCTGATGACATCTGCTGCTCTCTACCTGGTCCTACGAGAGAGCCGCCTCCTCTCCCAGAAGAGCGACAATGAG ATGTTTAGCATGGTGTTTGCCGGTCGTTACATCATCCTTCTGATGGGGCTCTTTTCCATTTACACCGGCATCATTTACAACGACTGCTTCTCCAAGTCACTCAACATGTTCGGGTCGGGGTGGAGCGTCCGACCCATGTTTGGCCCAAAGGGGGCCAACTGGAC GTTTGAGATGCTCGATAGTAATGCAGTGCTCCAGTTGGACCCGGCGGTTCCCGGTGTATTCAACGGGCCTTATCCACTTGGAATCGACCCA ATCTGGAATATTGCCACCAACAAGCTGACCTTCCTTAACTCGTTCAAGATGAAGATGTCTGTGATCCTGGGAGTCATCCACATGTTGTTTGGAGTGTCTCTCAGTCTCTTCAACCACCT GTACTTCAAGAAGCCACTGAATATCTTCCTGGGCTTCATCCCAGAGATTGTCTTCATGTCCAGTCTGTTTGGCTACCTCATCCTGCTGGTTTTCTACAAGTGGACAGCCTACGACGCCCACTCCTCCAAGGATGCACCCAGCCTGCTCATCCACTTCATCAACATGTGTCTCTTCAACTACAACGACCCCACCAACAAGCCCCTGTACCGGGGACAG ATGGGGATCCAAGTTTTGTTGGTGCTGATTGCCCTTGCATGTGTTCCCTGTATGCTGATTGTGAAAACTATGGTGCTTCGGCGTCAGCACCTGTGGAAAAAGCACCTG TCCCAGAAGAGGGAAGAAACCCCAGCAGAGAATCTAGAGCAGTCTTTAGAGCAAACAGGCGTGTCCTCATCATGCACCGGACTCACCCAACAGGGCACGCAGAAATTTGGAGGGGTGCGGGTGGGCAACGGGCCCACGGAGGATGAGGCTGGCATCATGGACCacgaccagctctcccagcactcGGAGGAGGGTGATGAG CACTCGGAGGAAGAGCCG TTTGACTTTGGCGACGTAGCGGTCCATCAAGCCATCCACACCATAGAGTACTGCCTTGGCTGCATCTCCAACACGGCCTCCTACCTGCGCCTCTGGGCCCTCAGCCTGGCCCACGCAC AGCTGTCAGAAGTGCTGTGGTCCATGGTAATGCACCTGGGCCTGTCCTCCCGCAGCGGGGGCGGGTTCTTTGGCCTGTCAATCATCTTCTCAGCCTTCGCCACCCTCACGGTCTGCATCCTGCTCATCATGGAGGGCCTATCGGCCTTCCTGCACGCCCTCCGTCTGCACTG GGTGGAGTTCCAGAATAAATTCTACACGGGCCAGGGTTTCAAATTCGTTCCCTTCTCCTTTGAGAGCATCCTGGAAGGCCGATTTGACGAATGA